The DNA segment GCCCAACAAACGGGCTCAACATCACAAATACCATTATAAAGACGGGCGATGATTGCATCTCTTTCGGAGACGGAAGCACAAACATCCGTGTCGAAAAGGTGACATGTGGTCCGGGACATGGGATCAGTGTAGGAAGCTTAGGAAAAAACCCTAATGAAAAACCTGTAGAACGAATCTGGGTCAAGAATTGTACCATTGTTGGAACTGATAACGGAGTTAGGATCAAAACCTGGCCGGGTTCTTACCCAGGAAAAGTTAACGATGTGCATTTCGAAGATATTGTTATGGATAAAGTGGCAAATCCCATAATTATCGATCAAAATTATTGCGCGGGTCGTGTTTGCCAGGTATCAAGCATAACTAAGTCTTTGAATTTTTGCAGACATCCCGGTTAGTTTGCTAAAATTTACTCATTGAATTTTTTGAATAAAATTCTTACCACTTTAATTTTCATATACCTTTTGTTACCCTAGAAAAAATTACACATATAAATTACGAGACGCAAATATGGTATAGCCCAGTTGGTCAGGGGTTTTCCACTAAGTAGTTTCCTTCTGGGGAGGTCCCAGGTTCGATTCCTACTAAGTGCAAAATTATGTAAATATGGGAGAACACCTCTGGGAGGGATTCGAACTTAGGGTGAGGGGTTTTAACAAcatgggtggagatacaatatGAAGTTTATTTgcctaggaaggctaggaagtgatcttgaccatccatttagttaatcaatggCTAAGATTAAATTAATGAAATTGAAGTaaaaaaaagaggcgcgtgggtttgttaggggcattctagtcaatccagcacaatagtttctctctcctccaatttcccccaatttttaaacgttaataactttttcatacgacattatttttttataaaaattgcaccaaaaaaacgagcgtttatttatctttaaaacgagtatactattgctataattaaaaaaaattaaaaacccagttgcgtaaaacgcaatagaaaaaaccccagttacgtaaaacgcaatgaaaaaaaaacctaaaaaatgacatttttctaaaacgtaatgcaccaaaaacacaaataaatgtcttatttgtaaaacgcaatggcaagaaaacatttaaaaatgactcattctaaaacccAATTgactaaaaaacaaaagaaattgttctctgtaaaacgcaatggactgaaaacacataaaaatgtgttttacctaaaacgtaatgcacaaaaaacacaaagaaatgtcttatttataaaatgcaatggccagaaaacacttaaaaatgtctcatttctaaaacgcaatggcctaaaaaaacaaaagaaaatgttatatgtaaaacgcaatggactgaaaacacctaaaaatgtgttttacctaaaacgcaatgactaaaaacactttaaaactgtgttttacctaaaacgcaatgactaaatacacttaaaaatgtgttttttttttctaaaatgcaatagcagaaaacacataaaactctcttatttctaaaacgcaatagacacataaaactgtctgtgaACTGtttgtgaactgtctgaattgtctacgaattactgtcttcgaaatgagccaatttctggaaaattattttttctgatgcatttttagtacagcaatttaatcgaaaaaaTTTTTTTAGCTCAaacccagccaggggctctgccccttggaccccgccaggggctgccgcccctgggaccccgctaccaggggctgACGCCCTCGGACCCCCGCCAaaatcgtaaaacgcaatgactaaatcaaaaacccagatcgtgaaaatgaaattaaagaatttcttacatgggtcgaagccgatttcttcatcaattgacgaaatttgaatgatagaaacacttatcaatgCTCGAATCGAacaaatcgagtgattatctccaaaatcaccggaaaaaaatgagattttttttatgaaattaaactggggtgtcttcaaaaaaagctgaagaacacgttgatcgggtgtttgaatcattgattggtgatgaaaatcgcagtataatgtagtgattattgagatagaaagtgaagaaatggttgaagatggtgggttttgaaaatggtgggttttgaagttactgagttttgaaaaggaagaagaaagggttggattgactaaaatacactttttctttattttaagtGTTGCCACATttcctaatcctattgcttcctacacttcctagccaaaataaactttctatttgatctttacccttAACAACATATGTTGACCCTTTGAAGTAAGCTGGAAATTTAGTTGATCTatcgttaaaaaaaatataaattacgAGACAAAATATAAATTACGAGACAAAATATAAATTACGAGACGGCCTAAAAGCAAAATATAACCATATCATGTGTACTAGTATTTATGTAATTTAGTCCATATATAAATTACGTTTATGAATACCAGAAAAATGTCCCATCACAAGTGAAGATAACAAATGTGAGCTTTAGGAATATCAAGGGAACATCAAGAACTCAGGTGGCATTGAAACTTAATTGCAGCGCAGGGTCACCATGCGACAATGTGGAGTTAGCCGATATCAACTTGACATACAGCGGGGGACAGGTAACTGCCAGCTCTCGATGCGCTAATGTCAAGCCTAAACTCGTGGGTCAGATAATCCCTCCGGCTTGTCCAGTTAACGTGCCAAAACCATACAACAGTCTGATGTGAAACACCGACCGGCCAGCGTGATTGTTCCGCGTACATACAAGTGGTTGCGGCATGCAGATAGAAAATTCGCGGATGCGAAAACGCCTGTGTGTAGAGTACGTGAATATGGTTAATGATTATGTTATAAACTTCTCATATTACACAATTAACTTTTAAATTAACAAATGTGAACATTTTACCCTGTTATATATACTTAGATATAATGTAGTATCTAGCCTCTCGTACCGTCAATATTGTTCGCTTTACACAAAAGGATCTCACATAATTGTTTTTGGTTACCCGGGTAAAGACTTTCCAGGATGTCACCTATTATGGTACTACTTCTATGTGAGCACACTTAAGTGTTGAGTTCTCTTCCATCCATAATCATTGCGCCTAATACGTATTGGTTATATATGAGGCAAGACATTTCTTATAGCCCAATATCTTGTGCATAAAATAGAACATAACGATATAGAATTTGCTTAGGGTGTCAAAGATACATCCTCTTGGGACCAGTGGTGTACCCATGAATTATTTGCTGGGGGTATGGATGAGGGGTTCAACCATATTTTAAATGGGTGTGGTCGGGTTTTTTGCGTAAAAAATATACTAAATTACCCTATAAGATCAAAATCATTATACGAGATCAAAAGCACACCCTACAAGATCGTTTGTAGAGTAATACAAAATTACCTAACAAGATAAAAAATT comes from the Helianthus annuus cultivar XRQ/B chromosome 4, HanXRQr2.0-SUNRISE, whole genome shotgun sequence genome and includes:
- the LOC110935329 gene encoding exopolygalacturonase; the protein is MNAWKKACAGAPPSSLLLPPGTYMAFPPFVLSGPCKGPIEIKATGATIKAPPELEKFQTTDTWIRINYIDRLTMTGGTFDGQGRGSWRNANCKNCQKPVNLGLGFVKNSLFKDITSINSKYFHIHMQGCDNTKLEHLTLDAPADSVNTDGIHIGPTNGLNITNTIIKTGDDCISFGDGSTNIRVEKVTCGPGHGISVGSLGKNPNEKPVERIWVKNCTIVGTDNGVRIKTWPGSYPGKVNDVHFEDIVMDKVANPIIIDQNYCAGRVCQKNVPSQVKITNVSFRNIKGTSRTQVALKLNCSAGSPCDNVELADINLTYSGGQVTASSRCANVKPKLVGQIIPPACPVNVPKPYNSLM